Proteins encoded together in one Streptomyces umbrinus window:
- a CDS encoding response regulator transcription factor, producing MTEEEGRAPARVVVADDQTVVREGIVMLLGLLSGIEVVGAAADGHEAVRLVAELDPDVVLMDLRMPRCDGVEATRRIRAEHPRTQVVVLTTYADDASLFPALRAGARGYLTKDAGGDEIVRAVRSVLSGDAGLSPSIQRRLLERLSEPEPAGPAEGAETPDGRLTARETEVLVLIADGLTNQEIARKLHVSTATVKTHINNLFAKTGLKDRAQAVRYAFGKGLVRPPGG from the coding sequence ATGACGGAGGAGGAAGGCAGGGCACCGGCCCGTGTCGTTGTGGCGGACGATCAGACCGTGGTGCGCGAGGGCATCGTGATGCTGCTCGGGCTGCTGTCGGGGATCGAGGTCGTCGGGGCCGCCGCCGACGGGCACGAGGCTGTGCGGCTGGTGGCCGAGCTCGACCCGGACGTCGTGCTGATGGACCTGCGCATGCCCCGCTGTGACGGAGTGGAGGCGACCAGACGCATCCGGGCAGAACACCCCAGGACGCAGGTCGTCGTGCTCACCACGTACGCGGACGACGCCTCGCTGTTTCCCGCGCTCAGGGCCGGGGCCCGGGGCTATCTCACCAAGGACGCGGGCGGCGACGAGATCGTACGGGCCGTGCGGAGCGTGCTGTCGGGGGACGCCGGGCTCTCGCCGAGCATTCAACGGCGTCTGCTGGAGCGGCTGTCCGAGCCGGAGCCTGCCGGTCCCGCGGAGGGCGCCGAGACGCCGGACGGGCGGCTCACCGCGCGGGAGACGGAGGTGCTCGTGCTAATCGCCGACGGTCTGACCAACCAGGAGATCGCCCGCAAGCTCCATGTCTCGACGGCCACCGTGAAGACCCACATCAACAACCTGTTCGCCAAGACGGGGCTCAAGGACCGTGCGCAGGCGGTCCGTTACGCCTTCGGGAAGGGACTTGTGCGGCCACCAGGGGGGTGA
- a CDS encoding ABC transporter substrate-binding protein: protein MPKTLRHGSLAAAGLLVLASLTACANDVAGSAAADEAGGKGEKVKIMVGGLDKVIYLPAMLTQRLGYFDDEGLEVELLGEHAGVEAETALVSGKVQGAVGFYDHTLDLQVKGEEVQSVVQFSHAPGEVQIVSDKAATEISSPEDFKGKRLGVTGIGSSTDFLTKYLAVKNGVAVSEFKTVAVGAGESFISALEKGSIDGGMTTDPTVATILAENSGKVLLDMRTPQGSDEALGGAYPSSSLYMQTDWVNDNKETVQKLANAFVKTLKWMAGHSASEIADEMPDDYSKGNGTLYASAIQSTMPMFTQDGVMPEDGPKTVEKVLKAFNPDIKYADVDLSKTYTTEFVDKVVD from the coding sequence ATGCCCAAGACCCTCAGACACGGGTCGCTGGCAGCCGCCGGCCTGCTTGTCCTCGCCTCGCTCACCGCCTGCGCCAATGACGTGGCCGGATCGGCGGCAGCCGACGAGGCGGGCGGCAAGGGGGAGAAAGTCAAGATCATGGTGGGTGGCCTGGACAAGGTCATCTACCTGCCCGCGATGCTCACCCAGCGGCTCGGCTACTTCGATGACGAGGGCCTCGAGGTGGAGCTGCTGGGCGAGCACGCCGGTGTGGAGGCCGAGACCGCGCTCGTCTCCGGAAAGGTGCAAGGAGCCGTCGGCTTCTACGACCACACCCTCGATCTGCAGGTCAAGGGCGAGGAAGTCCAGTCGGTGGTGCAGTTCTCGCACGCGCCCGGTGAGGTCCAGATCGTCTCCGACAAGGCGGCGACCGAGATCAGTTCGCCGGAGGACTTCAAGGGCAAGAGGCTGGGCGTCACCGGCATCGGCTCCTCGACCGACTTCCTGACCAAGTACCTCGCCGTCAAGAACGGTGTGGCCGTCAGCGAGTTCAAGACCGTCGCGGTCGGCGCGGGAGAGAGCTTCATCTCCGCGCTCGAGAAGGGTTCCATCGACGGCGGGATGACGACCGACCCGACCGTCGCCACGATCCTGGCGGAGAACAGCGGCAAGGTGCTCCTCGACATGCGCACCCCGCAGGGTTCCGACGAGGCGCTCGGCGGCGCGTACCCGTCGTCCAGCCTCTACATGCAGACGGACTGGGTGAACGACAACAAGGAGACGGTCCAGAAGCTGGCCAACGCCTTCGTGAAGACCCTCAAGTGGATGGCCGGGCACAGCGCCAGCGAGATCGCCGACGAGATGCCGGACGACTACTCGAAGGGCAACGGGACGCTCTACGCCAGCGCCATCCAGAGCACCATGCCGATGTTCACCCAGGACGGTGTGATGCCCGAGGACGGTCCCAAGACCGTCGAGAAGGTCCTCAAGGCGTTCAACCCCGACATCAAGTACGCCGACGTGGACCTCAGCAAGACGTACACCACGGAGTTCGTGGACAAGGTCGTGGACTGA
- a CDS encoding DUF7455 domain-containing protein codes for MTTVLTPASPLTAADRCDRCGAQAYLRVVLLSGGELLFCAHHGRKFEPELKKIAAEIQDETERLTAAPASANDEEH; via the coding sequence GTGACTACTGTTCTGACCCCCGCGAGCCCGCTGACGGCCGCTGACCGCTGCGACCGTTGCGGCGCCCAGGCATATCTGCGCGTCGTCCTCCTCAGCGGTGGTGAGCTGCTCTTCTGTGCCCACCATGGGCGCAAGTTCGAGCCGGAACTCAAGAAGATCGCCGCTGAGATACAGGACGAGACGGAGCGGTTGACTGCCGCCCCGGCAAGCGCCAACGACGAAGAGCACTGA
- a CDS encoding DNA gyrase/topoisomerase IV subunit B, which yields MTAETSVPSTALLTGADRDGSNYTARHLLVLEGLEAVRKRPGMYIGSTDSRGLMHCLWEIIDNSVDEALGGYCDHIDVTLHDDGSVEVRDNGRGIPVDVEPKTGMSGVEVVMTKLHAGGKFGGGSYAASGGLHGVGASVVNALSARLDVQVDRGGHTHEVSFRRGTPGAFKGDGADAAFNASAGLRKLKRIPKTRTGTRVRYWADRQIFLKDAKLSLEHLHQRARQTAFLVPGLTIVVRDEFGLGEGGSKGEESFRFDGGISEFCEYLASDKPVCDVLRFSGQGTFKETVPVLDDHGQMTPTEVTRELGVDVAMRWGTGYDTTLKSFVNIIATPKGGTHVAGFEQAVAKTMNEVLRTKKLLRVAEDDIVKDDALEGLTAVVTVRLAEPQFEGQTKEVLGTSAARRIVTNVVSKELKDFLTSTKRDAAAQARVVMEKAVSAARTRIAARQHKDAQRRKTALESSSLPAKLADCRSDDVDRSELFIVEGDSALGTAKLARNSEFQALLPIRGKILNVQKASVTDMLKNAECGAIIQVIGAGSGRTFDIDAARYGKIILLVDADVDGAHIRILLLTLFQRYMRPMVEAGRVFAAVPPLHRIELSQPKKGQDKYIYTYSDRELRETVLELQRKNVRYKDSIQRYKGLGEMDADQLAETTMDPRFRTLRRINISDLEASEQVFDLLMGNDVAPRKEFISSSAATLDRSRIDA from the coding sequence GTGACCGCCGAGACGTCCGTGCCGTCCACAGCGCTGCTGACCGGAGCAGACCGGGACGGTTCCAACTACACCGCGCGGCACCTGCTCGTCCTCGAGGGACTCGAGGCCGTGCGGAAGCGCCCGGGCATGTACATCGGGTCGACCGACAGCCGCGGTCTGATGCACTGCCTGTGGGAGATCATCGACAACTCCGTGGACGAGGCCCTCGGAGGCTACTGCGACCACATCGACGTGACCCTTCACGACGACGGCTCGGTCGAGGTGCGCGACAACGGCCGGGGCATCCCGGTCGACGTCGAGCCCAAGACCGGCATGTCCGGCGTCGAGGTCGTGATGACCAAGCTGCACGCCGGAGGCAAGTTCGGCGGCGGCTCGTACGCGGCCTCCGGCGGCCTGCACGGCGTGGGCGCCTCCGTGGTGAACGCGCTCTCGGCCCGCCTGGACGTCCAGGTGGACCGCGGAGGCCACACCCACGAGGTGAGCTTCCGCCGCGGCACCCCTGGAGCGTTCAAGGGGGACGGGGCCGACGCCGCCTTCAACGCGTCGGCCGGGCTGCGCAAGCTCAAGAGGATCCCCAAGACCCGCACCGGCACGCGCGTGCGCTACTGGGCCGACCGGCAGATCTTCCTCAAGGACGCGAAGCTCTCCCTGGAGCACCTGCACCAGCGCGCCCGGCAGACCGCTTTCCTGGTGCCCGGCCTGACCATCGTCGTCCGCGACGAGTTCGGGCTCGGCGAGGGCGGCAGCAAGGGTGAGGAGTCCTTCCGCTTCGATGGGGGCATCAGCGAGTTCTGCGAGTACCTGGCCAGCGACAAGCCCGTCTGCGACGTCCTCCGCTTCTCCGGGCAGGGCACCTTCAAGGAGACGGTCCCGGTCCTGGACGACCACGGGCAGATGACGCCCACCGAGGTCACCCGTGAACTGGGTGTCGACGTGGCGATGCGCTGGGGCACGGGCTACGACACGACCCTGAAGTCGTTCGTGAACATCATCGCCACGCCCAAGGGCGGCACCCACGTCGCGGGCTTCGAGCAGGCCGTCGCGAAGACGATGAACGAGGTGCTGCGCACCAAGAAGCTGCTGCGCGTCGCCGAGGACGACATCGTCAAGGACGACGCCCTGGAAGGCCTCACGGCCGTCGTCACGGTCCGCCTCGCGGAACCGCAGTTCGAGGGCCAGACGAAGGAGGTCCTCGGCACGTCGGCGGCCCGCCGGATCGTGACGAACGTGGTCTCCAAGGAGCTCAAGGACTTCCTGACCTCCACGAAGCGGGATGCCGCCGCGCAGGCCCGGGTCGTCATGGAGAAAGCCGTCTCCGCCGCCCGTACGCGCATCGCGGCCCGTCAGCACAAGGACGCGCAGCGCAGGAAGACGGCCCTGGAGTCCTCCTCGCTGCCGGCCAAGCTCGCCGACTGCCGCAGCGACGACGTGGACCGCAGCGAGCTGTTCATCGTCGAGGGAGACTCCGCGCTCGGCACCGCCAAGCTCGCCCGGAACTCCGAGTTCCAGGCGCTGCTGCCGATCCGCGGAAAGATCCTCAACGTCCAGAAGGCGTCCGTCACGGACATGCTGAAGAACGCCGAATGCGGCGCGATCATCCAGGTCATAGGAGCCGGGTCGGGCCGGACCTTCGACATCGACGCCGCGCGCTACGGGAAGATCATTCTTCTCGTCGACGCCGATGTCGACGGCGCGCACATCCGCATCCTGCTGCTGACGCTCTTCCAGCGCTACATGCGGCCGATGGTGGAGGCGGGACGGGTCTTCGCGGCGGTGCCGCCGCTGCACCGCATCGAGCTCAGCCAGCCCAAGAAGGGCCAGGACAAGTACATCTACACGTACTCGGACCGGGAGCTGCGAGAGACCGTGCTGGAGCTCCAGCGCAAGAACGTGCGGTACAAGGACTCGATCCAGCGCTACAAGGGCCTCGGCGAGATGGACGCCGACCAGCTGGCCGAGACGACCATGGACCCGCGCTTCCGTACGCTGCGCCGGATCAACATCTCCGACCTGGAGGCCTCTGAGCAGGTGTTCGACCTGCTGATGGGTAACGACGTCGCCCCGCGCAAGGAGTTCATCTCCAGCTCCGCGGCGACGCTGGACCGCTCGCGCATCGACGCCTAG
- a CDS encoding S1 family serine peptidase — MPRPFARALAVAATAAVIPLACPAPATADVIIGGYPVEISESPWTVAVSSRDRFGGTRAGQFCGGVVIGRSTVLTAAHCLSKEVLGAPSRQVRDLKVIAGRGDLLSAEGREIAVRDTWINPRYDSYTNAGDFAVLTLAEPLAESAVIPMAGAGDAAYKPGPGAVVYGWGDTTGSGDYATALRAARVQVLPDALCEKAYPGSADGTYVAASMLCAGEREGGRDACQGDSGGPLVAQGRLIGLVSWGSGCGRAGSPGVYTRVSEVVRTLGEGR, encoded by the coding sequence ATGCCTCGTCCCTTTGCCCGAGCGCTGGCCGTCGCGGCCACGGCGGCCGTCATACCGTTGGCCTGTCCGGCCCCCGCGACGGCCGATGTCATCATCGGCGGCTACCCGGTCGAGATCTCCGAGAGCCCCTGGACGGTCGCCGTGTCCAGCCGTGACCGGTTCGGGGGTACGCGTGCCGGACAGTTCTGCGGGGGTGTGGTGATAGGCCGCTCGACAGTGCTGACCGCGGCCCACTGTCTGAGCAAGGAGGTGCTGGGCGCACCTTCACGGCAGGTTCGCGATCTGAAGGTGATCGCGGGCCGCGGGGATCTGCTGTCGGCCGAGGGCAGGGAGATCGCTGTACGCGACACCTGGATCAACCCGCGCTACGACAGCTACACGAACGCCGGAGACTTCGCCGTACTCACTCTCGCGGAGCCCCTCGCCGAGAGCGCGGTCATCCCCATGGCGGGCGCCGGTGACGCCGCGTACAAGCCCGGCCCCGGGGCCGTGGTCTACGGCTGGGGCGACACCACGGGGAGCGGCGACTACGCGACCGCTCTGCGGGCCGCGCGCGTGCAGGTGCTGCCCGACGCGCTCTGCGAGAAGGCGTATCCGGGGAGCGCGGACGGAACGTACGTGGCCGCTTCCATGCTGTGTGCGGGGGAAAGGGAGGGCGGCAGGGACGCCTGTCAGGGGGACAGCGGCGGGCCGCTGGTCGCCCAGGGGCGGCTGATCGGCCTCGTGTCGTGGGGGAGCGGCTGCGGGCGGGCCGGCAGCCCCGGTGTCTACACACGGGTCTCGGAGGTCGTCAGGACCCTCGGAGAGGGCCGCTGA
- a CDS encoding DUF485 domain-containing protein: MEKYDGPDSGKVRFDDPWYDALASGWGELDSTGAPAPAVPPARGEQEDRTARAADVYLEVQRSAAFQEVRSRYRRFVVPAVAVFFTWYVGYVVTATTAPEFMAQPVAGAVNVAMVAGLGQFLTTFLFTWAYARHARLRRDRAALDLRWDTQELTRSVAGGDR, from the coding sequence GTGGAGAAGTACGACGGTCCCGACTCCGGAAAGGTCCGGTTCGACGACCCCTGGTACGACGCGCTCGCCTCAGGCTGGGGCGAGTTGGACAGTACGGGTGCGCCCGCTCCCGCCGTGCCGCCCGCGCGCGGGGAGCAGGAGGACCGGACCGCCCGTGCGGCCGACGTCTATCTGGAGGTGCAGCGCAGCGCGGCCTTCCAGGAGGTGCGCAGCCGGTACCGGAGGTTCGTGGTCCCGGCCGTCGCCGTCTTCTTCACCTGGTACGTCGGCTATGTGGTGACGGCGACGACGGCTCCGGAATTCATGGCGCAGCCCGTCGCCGGCGCGGTGAATGTGGCGATGGTCGCCGGGCTGGGGCAGTTCCTCACGACGTTCCTGTTCACCTGGGCGTACGCACGGCACGCCCGGCTGCGCAGAGACCGGGCCGCACTCGATCTGCGCTGGGACACACAGGAGCTGACGCGAAGCGTCGCGGGTGGTGACCGGTGA
- a CDS encoding response regulator gives MIDVLVVDDDFRVAEINAKFVGKVPGFRVAARAHSAAQALDAAGREPVDLILLDHYLPDRTGLELVQQMRELGMGADVIMITAAGDVETVRAAMRLGALHYLVKPFTFAALRTRLESYAAMRRTVDRVSDQGMAGQEQVDRMFGALRTTPAPSSPGLPTGHSEPTTDLICAVLHQADHPLSAHEVAAETGLSRSTAQRYLRHLEQAGRLRLSLKYGDTGRPEHRYAWVAP, from the coding sequence ATGATTGACGTCCTGGTCGTGGACGACGACTTCCGTGTCGCCGAAATCAACGCCAAGTTCGTGGGGAAGGTCCCCGGCTTCCGAGTGGCCGCCCGTGCGCACAGCGCCGCCCAGGCCCTGGACGCGGCGGGCCGGGAGCCCGTCGACCTGATCCTGCTCGACCACTATCTGCCCGACCGGACCGGTCTCGAACTGGTCCAGCAGATGCGGGAACTGGGCATGGGTGCCGACGTCATCATGATCACCGCGGCCGGCGACGTGGAGACCGTACGGGCCGCGATGCGTCTGGGCGCCCTGCACTACCTGGTCAAGCCGTTCACGTTCGCAGCGCTGCGAACGCGGCTCGAGTCGTACGCCGCAATGCGCCGCACCGTCGACAGAGTCAGTGACCAGGGCATGGCAGGACAGGAACAGGTCGACCGTATGTTCGGCGCCCTGCGTACGACGCCCGCCCCCTCCTCACCGGGCCTGCCCACCGGTCACTCGGAGCCGACCACGGACCTGATCTGTGCCGTCCTCCACCAGGCCGACCACCCCCTCTCGGCCCACGAGGTCGCCGCCGAAACGGGCCTCAGCCGCTCCACCGCCCAGCGCTACCTCCGCCACCTGGAACAGGCGGGCCGCCTCCGGCTCTCACTCAAGTACGGGGACACAGGGCGTCCGGAACACCGCTATGCGTGGGTCGCGCCTTGA
- a CDS encoding DUF1453 domain-containing protein — translation MSGLVDALVILAVVVLVIARQFRTRRVATDRSWWVVPAVLVFLALREPGLLDSDHRTLSALLLGTELLIGLATGVGWAWTTRMWRTPDGAVWSRSSKASGLVWTIGIALRAGLFGLGAVLGLRQDSSALLLALAVTLLVRSGIMVRRAQTLPPASGQSAAYGDGMPQPSRKERV, via the coding sequence ATGTCTGGACTTGTCGATGCCTTGGTGATCCTCGCCGTTGTCGTCCTGGTGATCGCCCGCCAGTTCCGCACCCGTCGGGTAGCGACGGACAGGAGCTGGTGGGTCGTGCCCGCGGTCCTGGTCTTCCTGGCCCTGCGCGAACCGGGTCTGCTCGACTCCGACCACCGGACGCTGTCGGCCCTCCTGCTCGGCACCGAACTCCTCATAGGCCTGGCCACCGGCGTCGGCTGGGCGTGGACCACGCGGATGTGGAGGACACCGGACGGCGCGGTGTGGAGCAGGAGCAGCAAGGCCAGTGGCCTCGTCTGGACCATTGGGATAGCTCTGCGGGCGGGCCTGTTCGGTCTCGGAGCCGTCCTCGGCCTGCGCCAGGACAGCTCCGCCCTGCTCCTCGCCCTCGCGGTGACCCTGCTGGTGCGCTCCGGGATCATGGTCCGGCGAGCGCAGACACTGCCCCCGGCGAGCGGGCAGAGCGCGGCGTACGGTGACGGCATGCCCCAGCCCTCGCGGAAGGAGCGTGTATGA
- a CDS encoding solute symporter family protein, whose translation MTGNHQTLALLLFSVFVAVTLGITTWVSRHRHGSAEEFYAGGRLFSPMENGFAIAGDYMSAASFLGISGLIALFGYDGLLYSVGFLVAWLVVLFLVAELVRNCGRFTLADVVAARMSERPVRIAAGTSSVTVSVLYLVAQMVGAGSLVALLLGGTSEAAQAWTVIGVGALMVIYVSMGGMRATTWIQIVKAVLLMGGAIALTVLVLVRFHGDFDQLLRTAADRSGHGKSFLAPGLRYGGDWTARLDFISLGLALVLGTAGLPHILSRFYTVPTARAARRSVVWAIGLIGGFYLMTIVLGFGAAAIVGPDAVRGSNAAGNTAVPLLALDLGGGAGSTGGTVLFAIVAAIAFATILAVVAGITLASSASVAHDLYASLRRRRAKPRSEVAVARTAAVGIGVVAIALGLLARDLNVAFLVGLAFAVAASANLPVLLYSLFWRNFTTRGAVWSVYGGLVPALVLVVLSPVVTGSPASLFPGVDLQYFPLENPGLVSIPLGFLAGWLGTVTSAEPPDEAKHAETEVRALTGAGAV comes from the coding sequence GTGACCGGGAACCATCAGACGCTGGCGCTGCTGCTGTTCAGCGTGTTCGTCGCGGTCACCCTGGGGATCACGACCTGGGTGAGCCGCCACCGGCATGGTTCGGCGGAGGAGTTCTACGCGGGCGGACGGCTCTTCTCGCCCATGGAGAATGGTTTTGCCATCGCGGGCGACTACATGTCCGCCGCGTCCTTCCTCGGCATCTCAGGGCTGATCGCGCTCTTCGGCTATGACGGGCTGCTGTACTCGGTGGGCTTTCTCGTCGCCTGGCTCGTCGTGCTGTTCCTCGTCGCCGAACTGGTGCGCAACTGCGGGCGGTTCACGCTCGCGGACGTCGTCGCGGCGCGTATGAGCGAGCGACCGGTGCGGATCGCGGCGGGTACCTCTTCGGTGACCGTGTCCGTTCTGTACCTGGTGGCGCAGATGGTGGGTGCGGGCAGTCTGGTCGCGCTGCTGCTGGGTGGTACGAGCGAGGCGGCGCAGGCCTGGACGGTCATCGGCGTCGGGGCGCTGATGGTCATCTATGTGTCGATGGGAGGGATGCGGGCCACCACGTGGATCCAGATCGTCAAGGCGGTCCTGCTGATGGGCGGGGCGATCGCGCTGACCGTGCTCGTCCTGGTGCGGTTCCACGGGGACTTCGACCAGTTGCTGCGTACGGCGGCGGATCGGAGTGGGCACGGGAAGTCGTTCCTCGCGCCGGGGCTGAGGTACGGCGGGGACTGGACCGCGCGCCTGGACTTCATCAGCCTGGGACTCGCGCTCGTGCTGGGCACGGCCGGGCTGCCGCACATCCTGTCGCGCTTCTACACCGTGCCGACCGCGCGAGCCGCGCGGCGCTCGGTCGTCTGGGCGATCGGTCTGATCGGCGGGTTCTACCTGATGACGATCGTGCTGGGGTTCGGGGCGGCGGCGATCGTCGGCCCCGATGCCGTACGCGGGTCGAACGCGGCCGGGAACACGGCGGTTCCGCTGCTGGCGCTCGATCTGGGCGGCGGCGCCGGTTCCACCGGAGGAACGGTTCTGTTCGCGATCGTCGCCGCGATCGCCTTCGCCACGATCCTCGCGGTGGTCGCCGGAATCACGCTCGCCTCCTCGGCGTCCGTGGCCCACGACCTGTACGCGTCGTTGCGACGACGGCGTGCGAAGCCGCGCAGTGAGGTGGCTGTGGCGCGGACCGCCGCGGTCGGTATCGGCGTCGTCGCCATCGCGCTGGGCCTGCTCGCGCGCGACCTCAATGTGGCTTTCCTCGTGGGGCTTGCCTTCGCCGTCGCCGCGTCGGCGAACCTGCCGGTGCTGCTGTACTCCCTGTTCTGGCGGAACTTCACGACGCGCGGCGCCGTGTGGTCCGTATACGGCGGCCTGGTGCCCGCCCTGGTGCTCGTCGTGCTGTCTCCAGTGGTGACGGGCAGCCCCGCGTCGCTGTTCCCGGGAGTCGACCTCCAGTATTTCCCGCTGGAGAACCCCGGCCTGGTGTCGATCCCGCTCGGCTTCCTGGCGGGCTGGCTCGGCACGGTCACCTCGGCGGAGCCTCCGGACGAGGCCAAGCACGCCGAAACCGAGGTACGGGCGCTCACGGGGGCAGGAGCGGTCTGA
- a CDS encoding sensor histidine kinase, which produces MTENVWMLWPSREALSRMGVHRARRALAGAGRTFAIGILLATTFMDSDLHGWGVAGAVLGVLVGGLGFWGFWRVTLEHRLLPSLGLLVLLFAIATVAEGAGLRVPALVVWCACAVSAMERLPLVAALPASAVALGTYAALNNDAWLTTLATTAGLALAGYVLRLDAEARGSAQRLLVQERAARAAEAESAALAERARIAREIHDVLAHSLSAQLVHLEAARLLIERGAERDQILDRVVAARGMAREGLAETRQALSALRGEMSPLEEFLSELVADTAGADVTVTGERRLLPAEASQAVRRVTQEALTNVRKHAPGAKIRIRLAYGEHEVMLNVRDSGAPPGEFTHSGAGYGLLGMRERAELLGGSLEAGPYEEGFMVTLKVPV; this is translated from the coding sequence ATGACGGAGAACGTCTGGATGCTCTGGCCCTCCCGCGAGGCGCTCTCCCGAATGGGAGTGCACAGGGCCCGGCGTGCTCTCGCCGGGGCCGGGCGCACCTTCGCCATCGGCATCCTCCTGGCGACGACCTTCATGGACAGCGACCTGCACGGCTGGGGTGTCGCAGGTGCTGTTCTGGGAGTCCTGGTTGGCGGACTCGGGTTCTGGGGCTTCTGGAGGGTCACGCTCGAGCATCGCCTGCTTCCCTCCTTGGGATTGCTCGTGCTGCTCTTCGCCATCGCGACGGTGGCAGAGGGCGCGGGGCTGCGGGTTCCCGCCCTCGTCGTGTGGTGCGCCTGCGCCGTCAGCGCCATGGAACGGCTGCCGCTCGTGGCGGCACTGCCCGCAAGCGCCGTGGCTCTCGGCACGTACGCGGCACTGAACAACGACGCCTGGCTGACCACCCTGGCCACGACCGCGGGGCTTGCTCTGGCCGGATACGTGCTGCGGCTGGACGCGGAGGCCCGGGGCAGCGCCCAGCGGCTTCTCGTCCAGGAGCGGGCAGCACGGGCGGCCGAGGCGGAGTCGGCGGCGCTCGCGGAGCGGGCCCGGATCGCACGGGAGATCCACGACGTGCTGGCGCACAGCCTCTCGGCGCAACTCGTGCACCTGGAGGCGGCACGGCTGTTGATCGAGAGGGGAGCGGAGCGGGACCAGATCCTCGATCGGGTCGTGGCGGCACGGGGAATGGCCCGTGAAGGCCTCGCCGAGACCCGGCAGGCACTCTCCGCGCTGCGCGGCGAGATGTCGCCGCTGGAGGAGTTCCTGAGCGAACTGGTCGCCGACACCGCCGGCGCCGATGTCACCGTCACGGGTGAACGGCGGCTGTTGCCGGCCGAGGCGTCGCAGGCGGTGCGCAGGGTCACCCAGGAAGCACTGACGAACGTCCGGAAGCACGCGCCAGGGGCCAAGATCCGCATACGCCTGGCCTACGGCGAGCACGAAGTGATGTTGAACGTAAGGGATTCGGGAGCGCCGCCGGGTGAATTCACACACTCGGGCGCCGGATACGGTCTGCTCGGAATGCGGGAGCGGGCCGAGCTGCTGGGCGGCTCGCTGGAGGCCGGGCCGTACGAGGAGGGGTTCATGGTGACGCTGAAGGTGCCCGTATGA